Part of the Vigna radiata var. radiata cultivar VC1973A chromosome 11, Vradiata_ver6, whole genome shotgun sequence genome is shown below.
TGTACGAGGCCTTGATCTTCAAGAGTTTTCCTCTTGCGGCTTGGTTCTTCAATTGCAGACCTAGAATCTTCTTGAAATTCACGGGGAGCACCGACTTGTGCTTCTCCTCCATGTACTTCGCTATAGCATAAGGGCTCGATCCTCCTTTCTCGTTCAGCGCCACTAAAGCCTCCTTAATCATCTATAACAAACAATACAAACTCAAGAAattcaacaaacaaacaaaacctaAAAGTCAAGCACATAATTAGggattaaaaaaacatacatatcAACGCAGAAATACCTGAAAATATGGAGGATGCGCTGCGGTTTTAGCCTGTTTCGGCTTCTTCTCTTTCGGAACCTTAGTTTTCTTCTCCTTCGCCGCCTTCACCTCCTCCAGCGGCTTTTCCACGGCGGGAGCGGGTACGGGAGCTTCTCCGGCAACGTCAGACATCTCCGATCAAATATTCAAGAGGGTGAATAGAATGAAATGCAAAGAGTTAACTAACCCGATGgttttgatattgatgatgacGGGAACGTAAACATCGTGTTATAAATAGCGAAGGGGGCAATATCTGCTGGATATAGGATTGCGTGCTATTGGTGGAGACAGTGGCATGAGGATTGCCAACATGGCAGAGAGATATCTAGAACGTACACGTGGCGTACATTTAGAGCGTTGTTTG
Proteins encoded:
- the LOC106777037 gene encoding histone H1 produces the protein MSDVAGEAPVPAPAVEKPLEEVKAAKEKKTKVPKEKKPKQAKTAAHPPYFQMIKEALVALNEKGGSSPYAIAKYMEEKHKSVLPVNFKKILGLQLKNQAARGKLLKIKASYKLSETAKKEKKETKANAEKKESRPKRSRRATTAAPTSKKTEAVKKAVKKVGPKKSKKVSTPAKPKQPRSIRSPSKRARKVTVTAA